From Frateuria aurantia DSM 6220, one genomic window encodes:
- the trxB gene encoding thioredoxin-disulfide reductase — protein sequence MSSPKHSRLLILGSGPAGYTAAVYAARANLQPTMITGLQQGGQLMTTTEVDNWPGDQNGVQGPELMQRMAEHAERFKTDMIFDHIHTAELGQRPFKLIGDSGEYTADALIITTGATAKYLGIPSEEKFKGRGVSACATCDGFFFREQVVVVIGGGNTAVEEALYLSNICSKVYLVHRRDSLRAEKIMQDKLFEKAAAGKVELVWNSEIDEVLGDDSGVTGVRVKSTLDGALREIEATGFFVAIGHTPNTGIFKDQLEMTDGYLKIRSGLEGLATMTSVPGVFAAGDVADHVYRQAITSAGFGCMAALDAERWLDQHAPAA from the coding sequence ATGAGCTCCCCCAAACATAGCCGCCTGCTGATCCTGGGTTCGGGCCCGGCCGGGTACACCGCTGCCGTGTATGCCGCCCGTGCCAATCTGCAGCCGACCATGATCACCGGCCTGCAGCAGGGCGGCCAGCTGATGACGACCACCGAAGTGGACAACTGGCCCGGCGACCAGAACGGCGTGCAGGGACCTGAGCTGATGCAGCGCATGGCCGAGCATGCCGAACGCTTCAAGACCGATATGATCTTCGACCATATCCACACCGCCGAGCTGGGCCAGCGCCCCTTCAAGCTGATCGGCGATTCCGGCGAATACACCGCCGACGCACTGATCATCACCACCGGCGCCACTGCCAAGTACCTGGGGATTCCCAGCGAAGAGAAGTTCAAGGGCCGCGGGGTCTCCGCCTGCGCCACCTGCGACGGTTTCTTCTTCCGCGAACAGGTGGTCGTGGTCATCGGCGGAGGCAATACCGCGGTCGAGGAAGCCCTGTATCTGTCCAATATCTGCAGCAAGGTCTATCTGGTCCACCGCCGTGACAGCCTGCGCGCCGAGAAGATCATGCAGGACAAGCTGTTCGAGAAGGCCGCCGCCGGCAAGGTCGAGCTGGTCTGGAACAGCGAGATCGACGAAGTGCTGGGCGATGACTCCGGCGTCACCGGCGTAAGGGTGAAGAGCACCCTCGACGGCGCCCTGCGCGAGATCGAGGCCACCGGCTTCTTCGTGGCCATCGGCCACACGCCCAATACCGGCATCTTCAAGGATCAGCTGGAGATGACCGACGGTTATCTGAAGATCCGCAGCGGCCTGGAAGGCCTGGCCACGATGACCAGCGTGCCCGGTGTGTTCGCCGCCGGCGACGTGGCCGACCATGTCTATCGCCAGGCCATCACCTCGGCAGGGTTCGGCTGCATGGCGGCGCTGGATGCCGAGCGCTGGCTGGACCAGCACGCCCCGGCCGCCTGA
- a CDS encoding DNA translocase FtsK: MPRWPALSDELKRRLREAGAILLIPLALYLLMCLFSYNDQDPSWGHAGNAHVAVNFGGALGANIANLLRYIFGLVAYAFPVILLVLGAQVLRHRGVRTVQPWEPSLRLIGLVFFFITLPSLLTLTMSHLRILPEGAGGIIGHWVGSVLLRELGGKGAPLLLLAIFLVAITLATGLSWFKVMDSLGRGVLRIFSWFEGKLREAPEKLAARQSRDEREQVVKVESQKLAKREPVRIEAPPAPVVRSERAKVENQIPLFTAGAAPGSLPPLSLLDEAPEQGPGYSEETLEVLSRQVELKLRDFKIEVKVVGVYPGPVITRFELEPAAGIRGSQVSSLDKDIARGLSVVSVRVVDVIPGKNVIGLEIPNARKQIVYLSEILRSDKYDQLKSPLALALGKDIAGRPAVADLAKMPHLLVAGTTGSGKSVAVNAMVLSLLYKSSPKDVRMIMIDPKMLELSVYEGIPHLLAPVVTDMKEAANALRWCVAEMERRYKLMAAVGVRNLAGFNKKVKEADDKGQPLLDPLFRPNPEQPSVVAEPLQPLPYIVVIIDEFADMMMIVGKKVEELIARLAQKARAAGVHLVLATQRPSVDVITGLIKANIPTRIAFQVSSKIDSRTILDQSGAETLLGHGDMLYLPPGTASPDRVHGAFVDDHEVHHVVDWLKAQGEPDYIPGVLEEVQATADGKFINDSGLPQSEDDTVDGEAVLYDKAVRIVTESRRASISGVQRHLRIGYNRAARLIEQMEQEGVVSAPQHNGNREVLAPPPPRS; this comes from the coding sequence GTGCCGCGTTGGCCGGCGCTGAGTGACGAATTGAAACGGCGCCTGCGCGAGGCCGGAGCGATCCTGCTGATTCCGCTGGCGCTGTATCTGCTGATGTGCCTGTTCAGCTACAACGACCAGGATCCCAGTTGGGGACATGCCGGCAATGCCCATGTGGCGGTGAATTTCGGCGGTGCCCTGGGCGCCAATATCGCCAATCTGCTGCGTTACATTTTCGGTCTGGTGGCTTATGCCTTTCCGGTGATCCTGCTGGTGCTGGGCGCGCAGGTGCTGCGCCATCGCGGTGTGCGTACTGTGCAGCCGTGGGAGCCCTCGCTGCGGCTGATCGGCCTGGTGTTCTTCTTCATCACCCTGCCGTCGTTGCTGACCCTGACCATGAGCCATCTCAGGATTCTGCCGGAAGGCGCCGGCGGCATCATCGGTCACTGGGTGGGCAGCGTCCTGCTGCGCGAGCTGGGAGGCAAGGGTGCCCCCCTGCTGCTGCTGGCGATTTTCCTGGTGGCGATCACCTTGGCTACCGGCCTGTCCTGGTTCAAGGTGATGGACAGTCTGGGCCGTGGCGTGTTGCGGATCTTCAGCTGGTTCGAAGGCAAACTGCGCGAGGCGCCGGAAAAGCTGGCGGCGCGCCAGTCGCGCGATGAACGCGAGCAGGTGGTCAAGGTCGAGTCGCAGAAGCTGGCCAAGCGCGAGCCGGTGCGCATCGAGGCGCCGCCGGCACCGGTGGTCCGCAGCGAACGGGCCAAGGTCGAGAACCAGATCCCGCTGTTCACGGCCGGTGCGGCACCAGGCAGTCTGCCGCCGCTGTCACTGCTGGACGAGGCGCCTGAGCAGGGCCCGGGCTATTCCGAGGAAACCCTGGAAGTGCTCTCGCGGCAGGTCGAGCTGAAGCTGCGCGACTTCAAGATCGAGGTCAAAGTGGTCGGGGTCTATCCCGGCCCGGTGATTACCCGGTTCGAGCTGGAGCCGGCCGCCGGCATCCGCGGCAGCCAGGTTTCCAGCCTGGACAAGGACATCGCCCGCGGCCTGTCGGTGGTCAGCGTGCGCGTGGTCGACGTGATTCCCGGCAAGAACGTGATCGGTCTGGAAATCCCCAATGCGAGGAAGCAGATCGTGTATCTGTCCGAAATCCTGCGCTCGGACAAGTACGATCAGCTGAAGTCGCCCCTGGCGCTGGCGCTGGGCAAAGACATTGCCGGGCGTCCGGCAGTGGCCGATCTGGCCAAGATGCCGCATCTGCTGGTAGCCGGCACCACCGGCTCGGGCAAGTCGGTAGCCGTCAACGCGATGGTGCTGAGCCTGCTCTACAAGTCCAGCCCGAAAGACGTGCGGATGATCATGATCGACCCGAAGATGCTGGAGCTCTCGGTCTACGAGGGCATTCCGCATCTGCTGGCGCCGGTGGTCACCGACATGAAGGAGGCCGCCAATGCCCTGCGCTGGTGCGTGGCCGAGATGGAGCGTCGCTACAAGCTGATGGCGGCCGTGGGCGTGCGCAATCTGGCCGGTTTCAACAAGAAGGTGAAAGAGGCTGACGACAAGGGCCAGCCGCTGCTGGACCCGCTGTTCCGGCCCAATCCCGAGCAGCCCAGCGTGGTCGCCGAGCCTTTGCAGCCGTTGCCTTACATCGTGGTCATCATCGATGAATTCGCCGACATGATGATGATCGTCGGCAAGAAGGTCGAAGAGCTGATCGCGCGGCTGGCACAGAAGGCGCGCGCTGCCGGCGTGCATCTGGTGCTGGCGACCCAGCGTCCGTCGGTGGATGTGATCACCGGTCTGATCAAGGCGAACATCCCGACCCGCATCGCCTTCCAGGTGTCCTCCAAGATCGACTCGCGCACGATTCTGGACCAGTCCGGGGCCGAGACCCTGCTGGGGCATGGCGACATGCTCTATCTGCCGCCGGGCACGGCCAGCCCGGATCGCGTCCACGGGGCCTTCGTCGACGATCACGAAGTGCATCACGTGGTCGACTGGCTGAAGGCCCAGGGCGAGCCCGACTATATTCCCGGCGTGCTGGAGGAAGTGCAGGCCACCGCCGACGGCAAGTTCATCAACGACTCCGGCCTGCCGCAGTCCGAGGATGACACCGTCGATGGCGAGGCGGTGCTGTATGACAAGGCGGTGCGGATCGTCACCGAAAGCCGTCGCGCCTCGATTTCGGGGGTCCAGCGGCATCTGCGGATCGGCTACAACCGGGCCGCCCGCCTGATCGAGCAGATGGAGCAGGAAGGCGTGGTCAGCGCGCCCCAGCACAACGGCAACCGCGAGGTGCTGGCGCCGCCGCCGCCGCGATCCTGA
- the ybaK gene encoding Cys-tRNA(Pro) deacylase, whose amino-acid sequence MAKQTMATRALDALGVAYEVVLYDYDPAASERGLQAAAALALDPSRVFKTLLAKVDAHPVVVAIPVAAQLSLKKLAQQQGGKSASMLAPADAERLTGYKVGGISPFGQRKRSPFVLDASAEAGDWLVINGGQRGMLLRLAPADVIRAADAQLADILA is encoded by the coding sequence ATGGCCAAGCAGACAATGGCCACCCGGGCTCTGGACGCGCTCGGCGTGGCATACGAAGTGGTTCTCTACGATTACGATCCGGCGGCATCCGAGCGAGGCCTGCAGGCCGCCGCGGCGCTGGCACTGGATCCCTCGCGGGTGTTCAAGACCTTGCTGGCCAAGGTCGATGCGCATCCGGTGGTGGTGGCCATTCCGGTGGCCGCCCAGCTCAGTCTGAAAAAACTGGCCCAGCAGCAGGGCGGCAAGTCGGCCTCGATGCTGGCGCCGGCCGATGCCGAACGTCTGACCGGCTACAAGGTCGGTGGCATCAGTCCGTTCGGTCAACGCAAGCGCTCGCCCTTTGTGCTGGATGCCAGCGCCGAGGCTGGCGATTGGCTGGTGATCAACGGAGGCCAGCGCGGAATGCTGCTGCGACTGGCACCGGCGGATGTGATCCGCGCTGCCGATGCTCAGCTGGCCGATATTCTGGCCTGA
- a CDS encoding DUF4186 domain-containing protein, which translates to MPAVDEACWRRLRAARFRAGFRLDAEDQAYLQHKGLERVLEHAADFIGRRLAPAQPLRDGKQTPWRGHPVFVAQHATASCCRGCIAKWHGFEAGRPLDSRQQAYLLALIRRWLVEVEAAGEAAQADLFG; encoded by the coding sequence TTGCCCGCCGTAGACGAAGCCTGCTGGCGCCGGCTGCGCGCCGCGCGCTTCAGGGCCGGCTTCCGTCTTGATGCCGAGGATCAGGCCTATCTGCAGCACAAGGGCCTGGAGCGGGTGCTGGAGCATGCCGCCGATTTCATCGGCCGCCGCCTGGCTCCGGCGCAGCCGTTGCGTGACGGCAAGCAGACGCCATGGCGTGGCCATCCGGTGTTTGTCGCCCAGCATGCCACGGCCAGCTGTTGTCGCGGCTGTATCGCCAAGTGGCATGGGTTCGAGGCGGGACGCCCGCTGGACAGCCGGCAGCAGGCCTATCTGCTGGCCCTGATCCGCCGCTGGCTGGTCGAAGTGGAGGCTGCCGGAGAGGCGGCCCAGGCCGATCTGTTCGGTTAA
- the lolA gene encoding outer membrane lipoprotein chaperone LolA: protein MRRLPAFFYALILLPLPALAQNQSARAQLDTFGHDLHALTARFDQTLDSGNGQPPQPSHGTLALEAPRQFRWDTLGPYQQNIVADGSRVWLYDPELQQVTVKRQDSAEAHSPLTVLTDLRQLDHEFHVSEQGSKGGLAWLRLTSTAANSAFDHVDLGFSGGVLQQMSFRDQLGAVTDIHFSHWQRNPKLKPDSFKFVVPKGADVVGDVPDIQVRPLQE from the coding sequence ATGCGACGACTGCCGGCCTTCTTCTACGCCCTGATTCTGCTGCCGCTTCCGGCGCTGGCCCAAAACCAGAGTGCACGCGCTCAGCTGGACACCTTCGGTCATGACCTGCATGCGCTGACGGCCCGTTTCGACCAGACTCTGGACAGCGGCAATGGCCAGCCGCCGCAGCCCAGCCACGGCACGCTGGCGCTGGAAGCGCCGCGCCAGTTCCGTTGGGATACCCTGGGACCTTACCAGCAGAACATCGTTGCCGATGGCAGCCGGGTCTGGCTGTACGATCCCGAGCTGCAGCAGGTCACGGTCAAGCGCCAGGACAGTGCCGAAGCCCACAGCCCGCTGACAGTGCTGACCGATCTGCGCCAGCTGGATCATGAGTTCCATGTCAGCGAGCAAGGCAGCAAGGGTGGACTGGCCTGGCTGCGCCTCACCTCGACCGCCGCCAATTCGGCCTTCGACCATGTCGATCTGGGCTTCAGTGGCGGCGTGCTGCAGCAGATGAGCTTTCGCGACCAGCTGGGCGCTGTGACCGACATCCATTTCAGCCACTGGCAGCGCAATCCCAAGCTGAAGCCCGACAGCTTCAAGTTCGTCGTACCCAAGGGCGCGGATGTCGTCGGTGATGTTCCGGATATCCAGGTCAGGCCGCTGCAGGAATAA
- a CDS encoding nitroreductase family protein yields MNSAAEAWLHRYGTTAPLDITPTLAGLLQHRSVRQYLDRPVSDDSLLRAVAAAQSASTSSNLQLWSVVAVRDPERKLELARLAGHQRHVRDAPLLLMWVADLSRLKRIGEALQQPTEGREYLEGFVLASIDAALAAQNAAVSLESEGLGLVYIGGMRNQPEAVARVLDLPPGAAVVFGMCVGHPDPEAAAEIKPRLSPPVVLHHETYAIADEAAGIAEYEQRATAFQQAQGRETPPWSQQAVARMADGAALTGRDRLREALAAMDFPLR; encoded by the coding sequence ATGAATTCCGCTGCTGAGGCCTGGCTGCATCGCTACGGCACCACCGCCCCGCTCGACATCACGCCGACGCTGGCCGGTTTGTTGCAGCATCGGTCGGTACGCCAGTATCTGGACCGCCCCGTCAGCGACGACAGCCTGTTGCGCGCAGTGGCCGCCGCCCAGTCCGCGTCCACCTCGTCCAATCTGCAACTGTGGAGCGTGGTTGCCGTCCGCGATCCGGAGCGCAAGCTGGAACTGGCACGGCTCGCCGGTCATCAGCGCCACGTTCGTGACGCGCCCCTGTTGCTGATGTGGGTTGCCGACCTGTCCCGGCTGAAACGGATAGGCGAAGCGCTGCAGCAGCCCACCGAAGGGCGGGAATATCTGGAAGGCTTTGTGCTGGCCAGCATCGACGCCGCGCTGGCCGCCCAGAATGCGGCCGTATCGCTGGAAAGCGAAGGCCTGGGGCTGGTCTATATCGGCGGCATGCGCAATCAGCCGGAAGCCGTCGCCCGGGTCCTGGACCTGCCGCCGGGCGCAGCAGTGGTTTTCGGCATGTGCGTCGGTCATCCCGATCCGGAGGCGGCCGCCGAGATCAAGCCCCGGCTGTCGCCCCCGGTGGTGCTGCACCACGAGACCTATGCGATCGCGGACGAGGCGGCCGGCATCGCCGAATACGAACAACGAGCGACCGCGTTCCAGCAGGCCCAGGGCCGCGAAACGCCGCCCTGGTCGCAGCAGGCGGTGGCACGGATGGCCGACGGCGCCGCCCTCACCGGCCGTGACCGGCTGCGCGAAGCACTGGCCGCCATGGATTTTCCGCTGCGCTGA
- a CDS encoding class I SAM-dependent methyltransferase translates to MLRSLFPDGLDAPGVVRNLLLAAAMCGLLALLDPWPAMPVHIHGMVWPTCSFSLGALWMIHYSARGKRRLARHWLDLLDWRGDETVLDAGCGQGLLSREAARRVPQGRVTGVDIWSAEDLSSNTPERLQLCAQAEGWADLMAIHTADMRHLPFADGCFSRVVSSAAIHNLPRTEDRRQALDEIVRVLAADGQIMIHDIRHLGFYARQLRRHGLMTRTLRTPQDLVWTVISLGLLRPGTLVAWRGTRPQSSRTGASTSR, encoded by the coding sequence ATGCTCCGCTCCCTGTTCCCTGATGGTCTGGATGCACCCGGCGTGGTACGCAACCTGCTGCTGGCGGCCGCCATGTGCGGACTGCTGGCCCTGCTGGACCCATGGCCGGCGATGCCTGTCCATATCCATGGCATGGTCTGGCCGACCTGCAGCTTCAGCCTGGGTGCGTTGTGGATGATCCACTACAGCGCGCGCGGCAAGCGGCGACTGGCCCGGCACTGGCTGGACCTGCTGGACTGGCGCGGCGACGAGACGGTGCTCGATGCAGGCTGCGGGCAAGGCCTGCTGAGTCGAGAGGCCGCTCGTCGCGTGCCACAGGGCCGCGTGACGGGTGTCGATATCTGGTCAGCGGAGGATCTCAGCAGCAATACGCCAGAGCGGCTGCAGCTGTGCGCACAGGCTGAAGGATGGGCCGACCTGATGGCTATCCATACGGCCGACATGCGTCACCTGCCCTTCGCCGACGGCTGTTTCAGCCGTGTCGTATCGTCGGCGGCCATCCACAACCTGCCGCGGACCGAAGACCGCCGGCAGGCACTGGATGAAATCGTGCGCGTGCTGGCCGCGGACGGCCAGATCATGATCCATGACATTCGCCACCTCGGCTTCTACGCGAGGCAGCTGCGCCGGCACGGCCTGATGACACGGACGCTGCGTACGCCGCAGGATCTGGTCTGGACCGTGATCAGCCTCGGCCTGCTGCGGCCGGGAACCCTGGTGGCATGGCGTGGAACACGACCTCAGTCATCCCGCACCGGGGCCAGCACCTCGCGTTGA
- the sbcD gene encoding exonuclease subunit SbcD produces MRILHTSDWHLGQHFMGKSRQAEHQALIDWMLGQVQAQGIDAVLVAGDIFDTGTPPSYAREQYSRLVLGMHALGVPLILLAGNHDSVATLQESAGLLQPLGATVIAASGPAEEQVLLLNDREGRPGCLLCAIPFVRPREVMVSEAGQSAEDKRRGLQQAIQAYYMEVYKAAVARRDAIEVDTGQRLPIIGSGHLTTVGASATESVREIYVGSLEAFPTAAFPPLDYIALGHIHRPQKVGGLEQVRYCGSPLPLSFDEAGQTKQMLRVDLDAQGLQSVTALEVPRFQVLRSLSGDLAGLPAQLAEAAAEGSEARPVWLEISVARDDYLADLPARIQAMAEGLPLEILRIRRQRGQAASVMAGELGETLDALGHAEVFARRLDGEELQPDLRAELEARYRRIAAEVEGAA; encoded by the coding sequence ATGCGGATTCTGCATACTTCGGACTGGCATCTGGGCCAGCATTTCATGGGCAAGAGCCGGCAGGCCGAGCATCAGGCGCTGATCGACTGGATGCTGGGCCAAGTCCAGGCGCAGGGCATCGATGCGGTGCTGGTCGCCGGTGACATTTTCGATACCGGTACTCCGCCCAGTTATGCACGCGAGCAGTACAGCCGGTTGGTGCTGGGTATGCACGCCTTGGGCGTGCCCTTGATTCTGCTGGCCGGCAATCATGATTCGGTGGCCACTTTGCAGGAGAGCGCCGGTCTGCTGCAGCCGCTGGGGGCGACGGTGATCGCCGCCAGCGGCCCGGCTGAGGAGCAGGTGCTGCTGCTGAACGACCGTGAAGGCCGGCCGGGCTGTCTGTTGTGTGCGATCCCCTTTGTCCGTCCCCGCGAGGTGATGGTCAGCGAGGCCGGGCAGAGCGCCGAAGACAAGCGTCGTGGACTGCAGCAGGCGATCCAGGCCTATTATATGGAGGTTTACAAGGCTGCTGTTGCCAGACGCGATGCGATCGAGGTCGATACCGGCCAGCGTCTTCCCATCATTGGCAGCGGTCATCTGACCACGGTCGGGGCCAGCGCCACCGAGTCGGTGCGCGAGATCTACGTGGGCTCGCTGGAAGCCTTTCCGACGGCGGCCTTTCCGCCGCTGGACTATATCGCCTTGGGGCATATCCATCGGCCGCAGAAGGTCGGCGGGCTGGAACAGGTCCGCTATTGCGGTTCGCCTCTGCCGCTGAGTTTCGATGAGGCAGGGCAGACCAAGCAGATGCTGCGCGTGGATCTGGATGCGCAAGGCCTGCAGTCGGTGACGGCACTCGAGGTGCCGCGCTTCCAGGTGCTGCGCAGTCTGAGCGGCGATCTTGCAGGCCTGCCCGCCCAGCTGGCCGAGGCTGCTGCCGAGGGTAGCGAGGCACGGCCGGTCTGGCTGGAAATCAGCGTGGCCAGGGACGATTATCTGGCCGATCTGCCGGCGCGGATCCAGGCCATGGCTGAAGGCCTGCCGCTGGAGATCCTGCGGATTCGCCGCCAGCGCGGACAGGCGGCCAGCGTGATGGCCGGTGAACTGGGCGAGACCCTGGATGCGCTGGGTCATGCCGAGGTCTTTGCCCGTCGACTGGATGGCGAGGAACTGCAGCCGGATCTGCGCGCCGAACTGGAAGCGCGCTATCGACGGATCGCGGCCGAGGTGGAGGGTGCCGCATGA